In Mycobacterium stomatepiae, the following are encoded in one genomic region:
- a CDS encoding Re/Si-specific NAD(P)(+) transhydrogenase subunit alpha has translation MTDAQADAVKIGVVAESGTDERRVALVPKAVASLVSSGVAVVVEAGAGARALLPDELYTAAGATIGDAWSADVVVKVAPPTADEVGKLRSGQTLIGFLAPRNAENSIGALKAAGVQAFALEAIPRISRAQAMDALSSQGNVSGYKAVLLAASESTRFFPMLTTAAGTVKPATVLVLGVGVAGLQALATAKRLGGRTTGYDVRPEVADQVRSVGAQWLDVGIDAAGEGGYARELTDSEREQQQQALEKAISGFDVVITTALVPGRPAPRLVTAAAVEAMKPGSVVVDLAGETGGNCELTEPGRTVVKHDVTIASPLNLPATMPEHASELYSKNITALLDLLVTDGKLAPDFDDEIIAASCVTRQKDREDS, from the coding sequence ATGACAGATGCGCAGGCCGACGCGGTCAAGATCGGGGTGGTTGCTGAATCCGGGACCGATGAGCGCCGTGTCGCTCTGGTCCCGAAGGCGGTCGCTTCCCTGGTGAGCAGCGGTGTGGCGGTGGTGGTCGAGGCCGGTGCCGGGGCGCGCGCGTTGCTTCCCGACGAGCTCTACACCGCGGCCGGCGCCACGATCGGGGACGCATGGTCCGCCGATGTCGTGGTCAAGGTCGCGCCGCCGACCGCCGACGAGGTGGGCAAGCTGCGCAGCGGGCAGACGCTGATCGGCTTCCTGGCGCCACGCAACGCGGAGAACTCGATCGGCGCGCTCAAGGCCGCCGGTGTGCAGGCGTTCGCGCTGGAGGCCATTCCGCGGATCTCACGGGCGCAGGCGATGGATGCGTTGTCGTCACAGGGCAACGTGTCCGGCTACAAGGCCGTGCTACTGGCCGCGTCGGAGTCGACGCGGTTCTTCCCGATGCTGACCACCGCGGCGGGCACGGTGAAGCCGGCCACGGTGCTGGTGCTCGGGGTGGGTGTGGCCGGGCTGCAGGCGTTGGCGACGGCCAAGCGGCTCGGTGGCCGCACCACCGGTTACGACGTGCGCCCGGAGGTCGCCGACCAGGTGCGTTCGGTCGGGGCGCAGTGGCTCGACGTCGGCATCGACGCGGCCGGTGAGGGCGGATATGCCCGCGAGCTCACCGACTCCGAACGCGAACAACAGCAGCAGGCCCTGGAGAAGGCCATCAGCGGATTCGACGTCGTGATCACCACGGCGCTGGTCCCGGGCCGGCCCGCGCCGCGTCTGGTCACCGCCGCCGCGGTCGAGGCGATGAAGCCGGGCAGCGTGGTGGTCGACCTCGCCGGGGAAACCGGGGGCAACTGCGAGCTGACCGAGCCCGGGCGCACGGTGGTCAAGCACGACGTCACGATCGCCTCGCCGCTAAACCTGCCGGCGACGATGCCCGAGCACGCTAGCGAGCTCTACAGCAAGAACATCACCGCGCTGCTGGACCTGCTGGTCACCGACGGAAAGCTGGCCCCGGACTTCGACGACGAAATCATCGCGGCATCATGCGTAACGCGTCAAAAAGATCGTGAGGACTCTTAG